A genomic stretch from Mycosarcoma maydis chromosome 3, whole genome shotgun sequence includes:
- a CDS encoding putative cytochrome b5 — translation MGKQVDLNELKNHKSEDSAWVVVEGKVYDVTGFLDDHPGGKKILLKNCGKDATEAFWTYHSEKILEKVAQEYHIGELKDSAKL, via the exons ATGGGAAAGCAAGTCGACCTgaacgagctcaagaaccACAAGTCTG AGGATTCGGCTTGGGTTGTTGTAGAGGGGAAGGTCTACGATGTCACTGGATTCCTTGACGAC CATCCAGGAGGAAAGAAGATTTTGCTCAAGAACTGTGGCAAGGACGCCACAGAGGCTTTCTGGACCTACCACAGCGAGAAGATCCTCGAAAAGGTCGCCCAGGAGTACCACATTGGCGAACTCAAGGACTCCGCTAAGCTCTAA
- a CDS encoding tRNA A64-2'-O-ribosylphosphate transferase (related to RIT1 - initiator tRNA phosphoribosyl-transferase): MITKQHAESSTLLAPYARQDWKHSDRIKRESRHIYNKLHSISHDSAFVHQIHSLFSSLLLIANLRCGAWYTDPTITSAVSYFKSTDGHTHQWSFSLKRSNLHLVPAIAHAGGAIVVDSTRRGKSMPDALSKTIPIWCAVLNKASNRKFGCPPENKEGFLLHTPQWLIPPTEHDQILAKIDSFVTSLLDSDLEVPQLKKPLKPIFITPQTDLDTISESKQAVFTPIILVSTSKFILDSAQLNAHDIENSHRSKDKFIYVQGAGDDHENWARGLTPEAFWKHRTQLLACDKESLEALVDTIVAEEASSVQPGGYWFTPLSVSRLTDCPPVATIASEGGSDVQIGATRVSIGTRTAHHVFSAQEKNQYGLIIHFTGSPMSAVSDEQTSQLAGSLSSLRLSPDIEPRARILQLQMSPNKKGILAVRTAYSPAIDLAHRTLVSAPSLSTDRAQVLICCQDGKNLSGSLAVAILASCFTDQRQLITDDTARSQHTAEISKDTTKRRLQWLVSANPRAAPSRAFLLRVNELLISPRRRPTRSNA, encoded by the coding sequence ATGATCACGAAGCAGCATGCTGAGAGCTCTACCTTACTTGCTCCATATGCTCGCCAAGACTGGAAACACAGCGATCGTATCAAGCGCGAATCCCGGCACATCTACAACAAACTTCACTCGATCTCTCACGACTCTGCATTCGTTCATCAGATCCACTCGCTCTTCTCTTCTCTCCTACTCATAGCAAATTTGAGATGCGGAGCATGGTACACAGACCCAACGATCACCTCTGCCGTCTCGTACTTCAAGTCCACTGATGGTCACACGCATCAATGGAGTTTCAGCTTGAAACGGTCCAACCTCCACCTGGTGCCTGCAATTGCTCATGCAGGAGGAGCGATCGTTGTCGACTCGACCAGACGGGGGAAAAGCATGCCGGATGCTTTAAGCAAGACCATCCCAATCTGGTGCGCCGTGCTGAACAAGGCATCGAACAGAAAATTTGGCTGCCCTCCGGAGAACAAAGAGGGTTTCCTCTTGCACACTCCACAATGGTTGATTCCGCCGACCGAACACGATCAGATTCTGGCAAAAATTGATAGCTTTGTGACTTCattgctcgactcggaccTCGAAGTTCCGCAGCTGAAGAAGCCGCTCAAACCGATCTTCATCACACCGCAGACGGATCTCGATACGATTTCAGAGTCGAAACAGGCAGTCTTTACTCCAATCATCCTGGTGTCGACATCGAAGTTCATCCTGGACTCAGCGCAGCTCAATGCGCATGATATCGAAAACTCGCACAGATCCAAAGACAAGTTCATCTATGTACAAGGAGCAGGTGACGATCACGAGAACTGGGCACGCGGCCTGACTCCAGAAGCGTTCTGGAAGCATCGTACGCAACTTCTTGCATGCGACAAGGAAAGCCTTGAGGCACTGGTGGACACTATAGTTGCAGAGGAGGCGTCATCCGTTCAACCAGGCGGATATTGGTTCACACCACTTTCCGTATCACGTCTTACTGACTGCCCGCCAGTTGCGACTATCGCTTCTGAAGGTGGATCAGACGTACAGATTGGAGCCACAAGAGTCTCCATTGGCACTCGGACAGCACATCACGTCTTTTCAGCTCAAGAGAAAAATCAATACGGCTTGATCATTCACTTTACTGGCTCACCGATGTCTGCCGTTAGCGATGAGCAAACCAGTCAACTCGCTGGATCTCTCTCGTCTCTCCGCCTCTCGCCGGATATAGAGCCCAGAGCAAGGATCCTCCAACTTCAGATGTCACCGAACAAAAAGGGTATATTAGCTGTCCGCACTGCCTATTCACCAGCCATTGATCTAGCCCATCGCACACTTGTCTCCGCACCTTCTTTGTCGACAGACAGAGCTCAGGTACTTATCTGCTGTCAGGACGGCAAAAATTTGTCTGGAAGCCTTGCGGTAGCTATCCTAGCATCGTGCTTCACAGACCAGCGCCAACTGATCACAGATGATACAGCTCGATCACAACATACAGCTGAAATCAGCAAGGACACAACAAAGAGAAGATTGCAGTGGCTTGTCAGTGCCAATCCTCGTGCGGCACCTAGCCGAGCATTTCTTCTCCGCGTCAACGAGCTTCTCATCAGTCCTCGTCGCCGACCGACTAGGAGCAATGCATAG
- a CDS encoding uncharacterized protein (related to mitotic spindle assembly checkpoint protein mad2b), which produces MDKGKARQLDSDHSKAVPPRDRLEDSPLSYNQLVSGIIDFLEVAFHTILCMRSVYPYDVFARRKKYSHPCYQSRHPGLNEYISRVLAALRIEIEKSTVRKVILVIRPNIVIDPTDRIQGCGSSVEPTSSDGSNASPGDAYERFVFNLDYIQPFSLMDERDRDLAISHNVTSNELEMMFRGFMQKLMVVDGILYDMPTAVAFKGHDGDVASTAELTFAVVLEMVDDDMPPLGKDQNEASTGDWIPADAENLGRSSGACRNRPSNGHDADGLAPKIRPIKTLDSGVINLMLYVEEDIYAKSGQRQSSHSSPPNQKNIRPTSAQPTRIACGVEDELLLSKATQIDVSSGAGGSARDVKNRARRLEAERDLDEPGLAQAQAELDYAHAKAKRKRARMVLGETRAAESDSESSSSAPNSPSGTSQSVRDEYGGQLSGSF; this is translated from the coding sequence ATGGACAAAGGCAAAGCGCGTCAGCTTGACAGTGATCACTCAAAGGCGGTTCCACCGCGGGACCGGCTAGAAGACTCACCACTCTCTTACAATCAACTTGTGTCCGGCATCATCGACTTTCTCGAGGTCGCATTTCACACGATTCTATGTATGCGGTCAGTGTACCCATACGATGTGTTTGCTCGACGCAAAAAGTACAGTCATCCCTGCTACCAATCACGACATCCTGGACTCAACGAATACATTTCCCGCGTATTGGCGGCGCTTCGaatcgagatcgagaagaGTACCGTCCGCAAAGTCATTCTCGTCATTCGACCCAATATTGTCATAGATCCGACTGACCGTATACAAGGATGCGGATCTTCAGTCGAACCAACTTCGAGCGATGGTAGCAATGCCAGCCCTGGCGACGCATACGAGCGCTTTGTTTTCAACCTGGACTACATCCAGCCCTTCTCATTGAtggacgagcgagacagaGATCTGGCGATATCCCACAATGTGACGAGCAATGAGCTTGAGATGATGTTTAGAGGATTTATGCAGAAGCTCATGGTTGTCGACGGAATTTTGTACGACATGCCGACCGCAGTAGCTTTCAAGGGTCATGACGGGGACGTCGCATCTACCGCTGAGCTCACGTTCGCTGTGGTGCTCGAGATGGTAGACGATGACATGCCGCCTCTGGGAAAGGATCAGAACGAAGCAAGTACAGGAGATTGGATTcctgctgatgctgaaAATCTAGGGCGTTCTTCTGGAGCCTGCCGCAATCGCCCGAGCAACGGACACGATGCGGATGGCCTGGCCCCCAAAATACGTCCAATCAAAACACTCGACTCGGGCGTCATCAACCTCATGCTCTATGTCGAAGAAGACATCTACGCCAAGTCAGGCCAGCGGCAATCGTCTCACAGCTCTCCGCCGAATCAGAAGAACATTCGGCCTACGTCTGCGCAACCAACGCGCATAGCTTGCGGTGTTGAAGACGaactgctgctgtccaAGGCTACTCAGATCGACGTATCCTCCGGAGCAGGGGGAAGCGCGAGAGACGTCAAGAATCGGGCACGCCGTCTGGAAGCGGAGCGAGACTTGGACGAGCCAGGTTTGGCCCAGGCTCAGGCAGAACTGGATTACGCACacgccaaagccaaacgCAAACGTGCAAGAATGGTACTGGGCGAAACACGCGCAGCTGAATCGGACTCGGAATCGTCTTCATCTGCACCCAATTCACCGAGCGGAACCAGTCAGAGTGTAAGGGATGAGTATGGTGGTCAGCTCAGTGGCAGCTTTTGA